The Eleginops maclovinus isolate JMC-PN-2008 ecotype Puerto Natales chromosome 24, JC_Emac_rtc_rv5, whole genome shotgun sequence genome contains a region encoding:
- the kcnh7 gene encoding potassium voltage-gated channel subfamily H member 7 isoform X2: MTGFSRADVMQKPCTCDFLHGQFTTRHSQAQVAQALLGSEERKVEITYHRKDGSNFLCATHIIPVKNEEGVVMMFILNFDYVLEEGSSDSLEKLNHTPPSKADHRKGRFFRFRFPGLPLLGINKQSLPQEDPDAVMVDSPRHSDGSVATRDYQLPTTRESCSPSYANDTRALIGPSHCSTPVSGPLDHSSPKGPWDRTYPDCSKTPTQHQIKEDTLVAAPSIPTASRESMCSIRRASSVHDMEGFGSNSKMAFRDRHASEGPLSQIKSSLLGSTSDSNLNRYSTINKIPLITLNFSEANNEKKCPSPPSSEKTIIAPKVFDRTHNVTDKVTQVLSLGADVLPEYKLQTPRMDKWTILHYSPFKAVWDWLILLLVIYTAIFTPYSAAFLLNDIEEQRRRECGYSCSPLNVVDLIVDIMFIVDILINFRTTYVNANEEVVSHPAKIAIHYFKGWFLIDMVAAIPFDLLIFGSGSDETTTLIGLLKTARLLRLVRVARKLDRYSEYGAAVLMLLMCIFALIAHWLACIWYAIGNVEKPYLEHKIGWLDNLGVSIGKKYNYSDPSSGPSIKDKYVTALYFTFSSLTSVGFGNVSPNTNSEKIFSICVMLIGSLMYASIFGNVSAIIQRLYSGTARYHLQMLRVKEFIRFHQIPNPLRQRLEEYFQHAWSYTNGIDMNMVLKGFPECLQADICLHLNKNLLEGCKAFNGATKGCLRALAMRFKTTHAPPGDTLVHSGDVLTALYFVSRGSIEILKDDVVVAILGKNDIFGEMIHLFSKSGKSCADVRALSYCDLHTIQRDEILEVLDMYPEFADQFLKNLELTFDLRDEKVTCLQAADSNVEDNECRRRVSYKRKSSTGSHNKEPAASYCNAKQGRQIYAPPAAEERRESAEEGEDEEDEEGREEEEEQRPLCSGVLGYPVVRDHTAALGLSAEAQAADNTQTQAYKEVHTEEWVRQRPVEETAQCRETAAGEEDSDTDLTYGEVEQRLDLLQQHLNRLESQMTSDIQAILHLLQRQTTSGPPAYSTVTSSPEYQRPAIRVQPVSALQAEFSLDPAPLRPQSPEKTPNKSKDGSPVLLRTDALPEGDLAELLETDRDSEQRHTQDSSIEHPPHHQRLPSGRQASLPEVGSAPIGLQRPASDPGLPGN, from the exons GGAAGGGGAGATTCTTTCGCTTCCGTTTCCCGGGCTTACCTCTCCTTGGCATCAACAAGCAGTCCCTGCCCCAGGAAGACCCCGACGCCGTCATGGTGGACTCCCCTCGCCACAGCGACGGCTCGGTGGCCACGCGCGACTACCAGCTTCCCACCACCCGCGAGAGCTGCAGCCCCTCCTACGCCAACGACACCCGCGCCCTCATCGGTCCCAGCCATTGCTCCACTCCTGTGTCCGGGCCTTTGGACCACTCGTCGCCCAAGGGCCCCTGGGACCGGACGTACCCCGACTGCTCCAAAACGCCGACCCAACACCAGATCAAGGAGGACACGCTTGTTGCCGCTCCTTCAATCCCAACCGCTTCCAGGGAGAGTATGTGCAGTATTCGCAGAGCGTCTTCCGTACATGACATGGAGGGCTTCGGGTCCAACTCCAAAATGGCGTTCAGGGACAGACACGCCAGTGAAG GGCCGCTCAGCCAGATCAAATCCAGCCTGCTGGGCTCCACCTCCGACTCCAACCTCAACAGGTACAGCACCATCAACAAGATCCCCCTCATCACGCTCAACTTCTCGGAGGCCAACAACGAGAAGAAGTGCCCCTCCCCTCCGTCCTCAGAGAAAACCATCATCGCCCCGAAGGTCTTTGACCGCACACACAATGTCACCGACAAGGTCACGCAG gTTCTGTCTCTGGGCGCAGACGTGCTGCCTGAGTATAAGCTCCAAACCCCGCGAATGGACAAGTGGACCATCCTGCACTACAGCCCCTTCAAAGCGGTGTGGGACTGGCTCATCCTGCTGTTGGTCATCTACACGGCCATCTTCACACCGTACTCTGCGGCTTTCCTCCTCAACGACATCGAGGAGCAGAGGAGGCGGGAGTGCGGCTACTCCTGCTCCCCCCTCAACGTGGTGGATCTGATCGTGGACATCATGTTCATCGTGGACATCCTCATAAACTTCAGGACCACGTACGTCAACGCCAATGAGGAGGTGGTCAGCCACCCGGCCAAGATCGCCATCCACTACTTCAAAGGATGGTTCCTCATAGACATGGTGGCCGCCATCCCGTTCGACCTGCTCATCTTCGGCTCAGGATCAGACGAG ACCACCACTCTGATCGGCCTGCTGAAGACGGCCCGTCTCCTGCGGCTGGTGCGAGTGGCGCGTAAGCTGGACCGGTACTCAGAGTACGGAGCCGCTGTGCTCATGCTGCTCATGTGCATCTTTGCCCTCATCGCCCATTGGCTGGCATGCATCTGGTACGCCATTGGAAACGTGGAGAAGCCTTACCTGGAGCACAAGATCGGCTGGCTGGACAACCTGGGGGTGTCGATAG GAAAGAAGTACAACTACAGTGACCCCAGCTCGGGCCCCTCCATCAAAGACAAGTACGTCACCGCTCTCTACTTCACCTTCAGCAGTCTGACCAGCGTGGGCTTTGGGAACGTCTCCCCCAACACCAACTCTGAGAAGATCTTTTCCATCTGCGTCATGCTCATCGGAT CTCTAATGTACGCCAGCATCTTTGGGAACGTGTCCGCCATCATCCAGAGGTTGTACTCAGGTACGGCCAGGTATCACCTCCAGATGCTACGCGTCAAAGAATTCATCCGCTTCCACCAGATCCCAAACCCCCTGAGGCAGAGGCTGGAAGAGTACTTCCAACACGCCTGGTCGTACACCAACGGCATCGACATGAACATG GTCCTGAAGGGTTTCCCAGAGTGCCTGCAGGCCGATATCTGCCTCCACCTCAACAAGAACCTCCTGGAGGGCTGTAAGGCGTTTAACGGAGCCACCAAGGGCTGCCTCCGGGCACTGGCCATGAGGTTCAAGACCACCCACGCCCCCCCTGGAGACACCCTCGTCCACAGCGGAGATGTGCTAACTGCGCTCTACTTTGTGTCCCGCGGCTCCATCGAAATCCTCAAAGACGACGTCGTGGTGGCCATCCTAG gTAAGAACGACATTTTTGGCGAGATGATCCACCTGTTCTCCAAGTCGGGGAAATCCTGCGCAGACGTGCGGGCGCTGAGTTACTGCGACCTCCACACCATCCAGAGGGACGAGATCCTGGAGGTGCTCGACATGTATCCGGAGTTCGCCGACCAATTCCTCAAAAACTTGgagctgacctttgacctccgtGATGAAAAG GTGACGTGCCTCCAAGCAGCTGACTCTAATGTGGAGGACAACGAGTGTCGGAGACGAGTGTCCTACAAGAGGAAAAGCTCCACAG GCTCCCACAACAAGGAGCCAGCCGCCAGCTACTGCAACGCCAAGCAAGGGAGGCAGATCTACGCCCCCCCAGCAGccgaggagaggagagagtcCGCCGAGGagggagaggacgaggaggacgaagaagggagagaggaggaggaggagcagaggccCTTGTGTTCGGGTGTACTGGGCTACCCGGTGGTTAGGGACCACACCGCGGCTCTCGGGCTGAGCGCAGAAGCACAGGCTGCAGACAACACGCAGACCCAGGCGTATAAAG AGGTCCACACAGAGGAGTGGGTGCGTCAGCGTCCCGTAGAGGAGACAGCCCAGTGTCGGGAGACGGCAGCGGGGGAGGAGGACAGCGACACAGACCTCACCTACGGGGAGGTGGAGCAACGGCTGGacctgctgcagcagcacctcaacag aCTGGAGTCCCAGATGACCTCGGACATCCAGGCCATCCTGCACCTCCTCCAGAGGCAGACCACGTCCGGGCCCCCCGCCTACAGCACCGTCACCTCCAGCCCCGAGTACCAGAGGCCGGCCATCAGGGTGCAGCCGGTGTCTGCCCTGCAGGCGGAGTTCAGCCTGGATCCTGCTCCGCTCCGGCCACAG AGCCCAGAAAAGACCCCGAACAAATCCAAAGACGGCTCCCCGGTGCTCCTGCGCACAGACGCTCTTCCAGAGGGGGACTTGGCTGAGCTGCTGGAGACTGACAGGGACTCggagcagagacacacacaggacagcTCTATAGAGCACCCCCCGCACCACCAGAGGCTGCCGTCAGGCCGACAAGCCTCCCTGCCTGAGGTCGGCTCAGCACCAATAGGGCTGCAGCGGCCTGCGTCTGACCCGGGGCTCCCAGGAAACTAG
- the LOC134860915 gene encoding grancalcin-like isoform X1, translated as MAYPGYGGPQYGGPMPGMPAQGMPGMPGGPMGGPMPGHMGGHMGGQMGGQMGGAPHQGGYAPYGGGYQGSYGAPAPAANDPMWGYFTAIAGQDGEVDAEELQRCLTQSGFTGSYSPFSLETCRIMIAMLDRDFTGKMGFNEFKDLFTALNGWKQNFMMFDRDRSGTVEPLEMTQAISAMGYRVSPQALNAIIKRYNKGGRIYFDDYVACCVRLRALTENFKRRDTMQQGSVTFQYDDFILCTMAI; from the exons ATGGCTTATCCGGGATACGGTGGG CCTCAGTACGGCGGTCCGATGCCGGGAATGCCAGCTCAGGGGATGCCAGGAATGCCAGGAGGGCCCATGGGAGGCCCCATGCCCGGGCACATGGGTGGGCACATGGGTGGGCAGATGGGAGGGCAGATGGGAGGCGCACCCCATCAGGGAGGATATGCCCCCTATGGAGGAGGATATCAAGGCTCGTACGGCGCCCCAGCCCCAGCTGCTAATGACCCGATGTGGGGTTACTTTACCGCCATAGCAGGCCAG GATGGAGAGGTGGatgcagaggagctgcagcggTGTCTCACCCAGAGCGGATTCACCGGATCGTACTCTC cATTCAGCCTGGAGACTTGCAGAATCATGATTGCAATGCTGGAT AGGGACTTCACGGGGAAGATGGGCTTCAACGAGTTCAAGGACCTGTTCACGGCTCTGAACGGCTGGAAGCAGAACTTCATGATGTTCGACCGGGACAGGAGCGGCACTGTGGAGCCGCTCGAGATGACGCAGGCCATCAGCGCTATGG GGTACCGCGTCAGTCCTCAGGCTCTGAATGCGATCATCAAGCGCTACAACAAAGGAGGGAGGATCTACTTCGACGACTACGTGGCCTGCTGCGTCAGACTGCGCGCTctcacag AGAACTTCAAACGGAGAGACACCATGCAGCAGGGATCTGTCACCTTCCAGTACGATGAC TTCATCCTGTGCACGATGGCCATCTAA
- the LOC134860915 gene encoding grancalcin-like isoform X2, translating into MAYPGYGGYGGPMPGMPAQGMPGMPGGPMGGPMPGHMGGHMGGQMGGQMGGAPHQGGYAPYGGGYQGSYGAPAPAANDPMWGYFTAIAGQDGEVDAEELQRCLTQSGFTGSYSPFSLETCRIMIAMLDRDFTGKMGFNEFKDLFTALNGWKQNFMMFDRDRSGTVEPLEMTQAISAMGYRVSPQALNAIIKRYNKGGRIYFDDYVACCVRLRALTENFKRRDTMQQGSVTFQYDDFILCTMAI; encoded by the exons ATGGCTTATCCGGGATACGGTGGG TACGGCGGTCCGATGCCGGGAATGCCAGCTCAGGGGATGCCAGGAATGCCAGGAGGGCCCATGGGAGGCCCCATGCCCGGGCACATGGGTGGGCACATGGGTGGGCAGATGGGAGGGCAGATGGGAGGCGCACCCCATCAGGGAGGATATGCCCCCTATGGAGGAGGATATCAAGGCTCGTACGGCGCCCCAGCCCCAGCTGCTAATGACCCGATGTGGGGTTACTTTACCGCCATAGCAGGCCAG GATGGAGAGGTGGatgcagaggagctgcagcggTGTCTCACCCAGAGCGGATTCACCGGATCGTACTCTC cATTCAGCCTGGAGACTTGCAGAATCATGATTGCAATGCTGGAT AGGGACTTCACGGGGAAGATGGGCTTCAACGAGTTCAAGGACCTGTTCACGGCTCTGAACGGCTGGAAGCAGAACTTCATGATGTTCGACCGGGACAGGAGCGGCACTGTGGAGCCGCTCGAGATGACGCAGGCCATCAGCGCTATGG GGTACCGCGTCAGTCCTCAGGCTCTGAATGCGATCATCAAGCGCTACAACAAAGGAGGGAGGATCTACTTCGACGACTACGTGGCCTGCTGCGTCAGACTGCGCGCTctcacag AGAACTTCAAACGGAGAGACACCATGCAGCAGGGATCTGTCACCTTCCAGTACGATGAC TTCATCCTGTGCACGATGGCCATCTAA